From a single Vibrio toranzoniae genomic region:
- the ftsE gene encoding cell division ATP-binding protein FtsE, whose translation MIKFQQVSKAYRGGRQALQKVDFHLKRGEMAFLGGHSGAGKSTLLKLICAIERPTDGRVWFNDHDITRIPAKDIPFLRRNIGIVFQDHRLLMDRSIFDNVALPMRIESISENEVKRRVSAALDKTGLLDKARCLPSQLSGGEQQRVGIARAVVNRPTLLLADEPTGNLDPELSNRVLRLFEEFNRAGVSIILATHDIGLVNTRPQYRHLELNQGFLSEVEDYGRE comes from the coding sequence GTGATCAAATTTCAGCAAGTGAGTAAAGCCTACCGAGGCGGACGACAAGCGCTCCAAAAAGTGGACTTTCATCTTAAACGTGGAGAGATGGCTTTTTTGGGTGGGCACTCTGGAGCTGGTAAAAGTACCTTGCTGAAGTTGATATGTGCGATAGAACGTCCAACCGATGGGCGTGTGTGGTTTAACGATCACGATATCACTCGTATCCCAGCCAAAGATATTCCGTTTTTACGTCGTAACATAGGAATTGTCTTTCAAGACCACCGCCTACTGATGGATCGTTCTATTTTCGATAACGTCGCCCTGCCGATGCGTATTGAGTCTATTTCTGAAAATGAAGTAAAACGCCGAGTCAGTGCTGCACTAGATAAAACCGGACTACTAGACAAGGCCCGTTGTTTGCCAAGCCAGCTTTCTGGTGGTGAACAACAACGCGTGGGTATTGCTCGCGCCGTGGTTAATCGTCCTACTCTACTGTTAGCGGATGAGCCAACAGGTAATCTAGATCCTGAGTTATCGAATCGTGTGTTGAGATTGTTTGAAGAGTTCAACCGCGCGGGTGTCTCGATTATCCTAGCGACGCACGATATCGGGTTAGTGAATACTCGCCCTCAATATCGTCACCTGGAGTTAAACCAAGGCTTTTTGAGTGAGGTTGAAGATTATGGCCGCGAATAA